One Pseudomonas fluorescens genomic region harbors:
- a CDS encoding di-heme oxidoredictase family protein, which translates to MPSLPLRLSALLLALGLSACDDAPRFTEAEPGEARSGGAATVRKSDQNAFSLPSANLPPSRRVDFSVGNSFFRSPWVIAPSTTTARDGLGPLFNTNACQNCHIKDGRGHPPEPDATNAVSMLVRLSIPDAPPYAKIIEQLGVVPEPVYGGQFQDMAVPGVAPEGKVRVDYTPVPVRFRDGSEIELRKPTLQITQLGYGPMHPDTRFSARVAPAMIGLGLLEAIPEEAILANAAAQAKENNGINGRPNRVWDDQLQKTVIGRFGWKAGQPNLNQQNVHAFSGDMGLTTSLRPFDDCSEAQTACKQAPNGNGPDGEPEVSDNILRLVLFYSRNLAVPARRGVNDPQVLTGKNLFFQAGCQSCHTPKYTTAANAAEPELANQVIRPYSDLLLHDMGEGLADNRSEFRASGRDWRTPPLWGIGLTQAVSGHTQFLHDGRARNLLEAVLWHGGEASAAQQQVLSFNAEQRAALLAFLNSL; encoded by the coding sequence ATGCCCTCGCTGCCTCTTCGCTTGTCCGCACTGTTGCTGGCCCTGGGCCTGAGTGCCTGCGATGACGCCCCGCGTTTCACTGAGGCTGAACCCGGTGAAGCGCGTTCGGGTGGTGCGGCGACTGTGCGCAAGAGCGATCAGAATGCGTTTTCCCTGCCCTCGGCCAACCTGCCGCCGTCGCGGCGAGTGGATTTCAGCGTTGGCAACAGCTTCTTCCGCAGCCCGTGGGTGATCGCGCCGTCGACCACCACAGCACGCGACGGCCTCGGCCCGCTGTTCAACACCAATGCCTGCCAGAACTGCCACATCAAGGACGGTCGCGGTCATCCACCCGAGCCGGATGCGACCAATGCGGTGTCGATGCTGGTGCGCCTGTCGATCCCTGATGCGCCGCCTTACGCCAAAATCATCGAGCAACTTGGCGTGGTGCCGGAGCCGGTCTACGGCGGCCAGTTCCAGGACATGGCCGTTCCCGGCGTCGCCCCGGAGGGCAAAGTGCGCGTCGACTACACGCCGGTGCCGGTGCGCTTCAGGGACGGCAGCGAAATCGAGCTGCGCAAACCGACGCTGCAGATCACTCAACTCGGTTACGGCCCGATGCATCCCGACACACGTTTTTCTGCGCGGGTCGCGCCGGCGATGATTGGTCTGGGCCTGCTCGAAGCCATTCCCGAAGAAGCCATCCTCGCCAACGCTGCTGCTCAGGCGAAAGAAAACAACGGCATCAATGGCCGGCCGAATCGGGTCTGGGATGATCAATTACAGAAAACCGTCATCGGCCGGTTCGGCTGGAAAGCCGGACAGCCGAATCTCAATCAACAGAACGTTCACGCGTTCTCGGGTGATATGGGCCTGACCACCAGCCTGCGGCCGTTCGACGACTGCAGCGAGGCGCAAACCGCCTGCAAGCAGGCGCCGAACGGCAATGGCCCGGACGGCGAACCGGAAGTCAGCGATAACATTCTGCGGCTGGTGCTGTTCTACAGCCGCAATCTGGCAGTCCCGGCGCGCCGTGGCGTTAATGACCCACAGGTGCTGACCGGCAAGAATCTGTTTTTCCAGGCCGGTTGCCAGTCGTGCCACACGCCGAAATACACCACTGCCGCCAATGCTGCCGAACCGGAATTGGCCAATCAGGTAATCCGCCCGTACAGCGATCTGCTGTTGCATGACATGGGCGAAGGTCTGGCCGACAACCGCAGCGAATTCCGGGCCTCTGGCCGCGACTGGCGCACGCCGCCGTTGTGGGGCATCGGCCTGACGCAAGCCGTCAGCGGTCACACACAGTTTTTGCATGACGGTCGCGCACGCAATCTGCTCGAAGCGGTGCTCTGGCACGGCGGCGAAGCGAGCGCTGCGCAACAACAGGTTTTGTCTTTCAATGCCGAGCAGCGTGCTGCGCTGCTGGCGTTTCTGAACTCACTTTAA
- a CDS encoding imelysin family protein: protein MFRPKLLFTSLAALALGACSPQDPQAVTSAAIAKSVILPTYTRWVEADKQLAVSALAYCQGKETLETARADFLHAQKAWAELQPLLIGPLAEGNRSWQVQFWPDKKNLVGRQVEQLVVAQPQIDAAALAKSSVVVQGLSAYEYILFDAKPDVANDEQKAKYCPLLIAIGERQKQLAEEILQSWNNTDGMLAQMTKFPNQRYADSHEAIADLLRVQVTALDTLKKKLGTPMGRQSKGVPQPFQADAWRSQSSLTALEASLSAAKTVWEGVDNKGLRGLLPAEQKPLADKIDAAYAASLKLFDSTQRSLGEMLEDDAGRQQLNDIYDSLNVVHRLHEGELAKALGIQLGFNANDGD, encoded by the coding sequence ATGTTCCGTCCCAAGTTATTGTTCACCAGCCTTGCTGCGCTCGCCCTCGGCGCCTGCTCGCCGCAGGATCCGCAAGCGGTCACCTCGGCAGCTATCGCCAAATCGGTGATCCTGCCGACTTACACCCGTTGGGTTGAAGCCGACAAGCAACTGGCGGTCAGCGCCCTCGCCTATTGCCAGGGCAAGGAAACCCTGGAGACCGCCCGCGCCGACTTCCTGCACGCGCAAAAAGCCTGGGCCGAGCTGCAACCGTTGCTGATTGGGCCGCTGGCAGAGGGCAACCGTTCGTGGCAGGTGCAGTTCTGGCCGGACAAGAAAAACCTGGTCGGTCGCCAGGTCGAGCAACTGGTCGTCGCCCAACCACAGATCGACGCCGCCGCTTTGGCCAAATCGAGCGTAGTGGTTCAGGGTCTGTCGGCTTACGAATACATCCTGTTCGATGCCAAGCCTGATGTCGCCAACGACGAGCAGAAAGCCAAATACTGCCCGCTGCTGATCGCCATCGGCGAACGTCAGAAACAACTGGCCGAAGAAATCCTGCAGAGCTGGAACAACACCGACGGCATGCTTGCGCAGATGACCAAGTTCCCTAACCAGCGCTACGCTGACTCCCACGAAGCGATCGCCGATCTGCTGCGTGTGCAGGTCACCGCACTCGACACTCTGAAGAAAAAACTCGGCACTCCGATGGGCCGTCAGAGCAAAGGCGTACCGCAGCCATTCCAGGCTGATGCGTGGCGCAGCCAGTCGTCGCTGACCGCTTTGGAAGCCAGCCTTAGCGCCGCCAAAACCGTATGGGAAGGCGTCGACAACAAAGGCCTGCGCGGCTTGTTGCCGGCCGAGCAAAAACCATTGGCGGACAAAATCGACGCCGCCTATGCCGCTTCGCTGAAACTGTTCGACAGCACCCAGCGTTCGCTCGGCGAGATGCTCGAAGATGACGCCGGTCGCCAGCAACTCAACGACATCTATGACAGCCTCAACGTCGTCCATCGCCTGCATGAAGGCGAACTGGCCAAGGCGCTGGGCATCCAACTGGGCTTCAACGCCAACGACGGTGACTGA
- a CDS encoding multidrug efflux RND transporter permease subunit yields MAFTDPFIRRPVLATVVSLLIVLLGFQAWSKLPLRQYPQMENALITVTTAYPGANAETIQGYITQPMQQSLASAEGIDYMTSVSRQNFSVISIYARIGANTDRLFTELLAKANEVKNKLPQDAEDPVLSKESADASALMYISFFSKDLSNPQITDYLSRVIQPKLATLPGMAEAEILGNQVFAMRLWLDPVKLAGFGLSAADVTAAVRQYNFLSAAGEVKGEYTVTSINANTELKSAEAFAAIPLKVDGDSRVLLRDVARVEMGAENYDSISSFGGTPSVYIGIKATPGANPLDVIKEVRKLMPELEAQLPPNLKSEIAYDATLFIQASIDEVVKTLFEAVLIVIVVVFLFLGALRSVVIPVVTIPLSMIGVMFFMQMMGYSMNLLTLLAMVLAIGLVVDDAIVVVENIHRHIEEGKSPLDAALEGAREIAMPVVSMTITLAAVYAPIGFLTGLTGALFKEFALTLAGAVVISGVVALTLSPMMCAFLLRHEENPSGLAHRLDRIFDRLKRRYQSMLHGTLNTRPVVLVFAVIVLCLIPVFLKFTKSELAPDEDQGIIFMMASAPQPTNLDYLSTYTDEFITIFKEFPEYYSSFQINGYNGVQAGIGGFLLKPWNERSRTQMEILPEVQGRLENIPGLQIFGFNLPSLPGTGEGLPFEFVINTANDYELLLQVADRIKKRAMESGKFAFVDLDLAFDKPEVVVDIDRDKAAQMGVSMLDLGGTLATLLGEAEINRFTIDGRSYKVIAQVERAYRDNPDWLNNYYVKNTQGELLPLSTLIKVSDRARPRQLNQFQQLNAAKISGFPLVSMGEAIDTVLQIAREEAPAGFAFDYGGASRQFVQEGSALWVTFALALAIIFLVLAAQFESFRDPLVILVTVPLSICGALIPLFLGWSSMNIYTQVGLVTLIGLISKHGILIVEFANQLRRDKGLSAREAVEEAAAIRLRPVLMTTAAMVFGMVPLILATGAGAVSRFDIGMVIATGMSIGTLFTLFVLPCVYTFLAKPDPKPDPHL; encoded by the coding sequence ATGGCTTTTACCGATCCGTTCATCCGCCGCCCGGTGCTCGCCACCGTGGTCAGCCTGCTGATTGTGCTGCTGGGCTTCCAGGCCTGGAGCAAGCTGCCGCTGCGCCAGTATCCGCAAATGGAAAACGCCCTGATCACGGTGACCACGGCGTACCCCGGAGCGAACGCCGAAACCATTCAGGGCTACATCACCCAGCCGATGCAACAGAGCCTGGCGAGCGCCGAAGGCATCGATTACATGACTTCGGTCAGCCGACAGAACTTCTCGGTGATTTCGATTTACGCGCGCATCGGCGCCAACACCGACCGCTTGTTCACCGAATTGCTGGCCAAGGCCAACGAGGTTAAAAACAAACTGCCGCAGGACGCCGAAGATCCGGTACTGAGCAAGGAATCTGCCGACGCCTCGGCGCTGATGTACATCAGCTTCTTCAGCAAGGATCTGAGCAACCCGCAGATCACCGACTACCTGTCGCGGGTGATCCAGCCGAAACTGGCGACGCTGCCGGGCATGGCCGAAGCGGAGATTCTCGGTAATCAGGTGTTCGCCATGCGCCTGTGGCTCGACCCGGTGAAACTCGCCGGTTTTGGCCTCAGCGCCGCCGATGTCACCGCTGCGGTGCGCCAATACAACTTCCTGTCTGCCGCCGGCGAAGTGAAAGGCGAGTACACCGTTACCAGCATCAATGCCAACACCGAACTGAAATCCGCCGAAGCCTTCGCGGCGATTCCGCTCAAGGTTGATGGCGACAGCCGCGTGCTGCTGCGCGATGTCGCGCGGGTGGAAATGGGCGCGGAAAACTACGACTCGATCAGCTCGTTCGGTGGCACGCCGTCGGTGTACATCGGCATCAAGGCCACCCCCGGCGCCAATCCGCTGGATGTGATCAAGGAAGTGCGCAAGCTGATGCCCGAGCTGGAAGCGCAACTGCCGCCGAACCTGAAAAGCGAAATCGCATATGACGCGACACTGTTCATTCAGGCCTCGATCGATGAGGTGGTTAAAACCCTGTTCGAAGCGGTGTTGATCGTTATCGTCGTGGTGTTCCTGTTTCTCGGCGCACTGCGTTCGGTGGTGATCCCGGTGGTGACCATTCCGCTGTCGATGATCGGCGTGATGTTCTTCATGCAGATGATGGGTTACTCGATGAACCTGTTGACGCTGCTGGCGATGGTATTGGCCATCGGTCTGGTGGTGGACGACGCGATTGTGGTGGTGGAAAACATCCATCGGCACATTGAGGAAGGCAAGTCGCCGCTCGATGCCGCGCTGGAAGGCGCTCGGGAGATCGCCATGCCAGTGGTGTCGATGACCATCACTCTGGCAGCGGTGTATGCGCCGATCGGTTTCCTCACGGGGCTGACGGGGGCGTTGTTCAAGGAATTTGCCTTGACCCTGGCCGGGGCAGTGGTGATTTCCGGCGTTGTCGCCCTGACGCTGTCACCGATGATGTGCGCATTCTTGCTGCGTCACGAAGAGAATCCCAGCGGGCTGGCGCATCGACTCGATCGCATCTTCGACCGGCTCAAGCGCCGCTATCAAAGCATGCTGCATGGCACACTGAATACGCGGCCGGTGGTGCTGGTGTTTGCGGTAATCGTGTTGTGCCTGATCCCGGTGTTTCTCAAATTCACCAAGTCGGAACTGGCACCGGATGAGGATCAGGGCATCATTTTCATGATGGCCAGCGCGCCGCAGCCGACCAACCTGGATTACCTGAGCACCTACACCGACGAATTCATCACCATCTTCAAAGAGTTTCCCGAGTACTACTCTTCGTTCCAGATCAACGGCTACAACGGTGTGCAGGCGGGCATCGGCGGTTTCCTGCTCAAGCCGTGGAATGAGCGCAGCCGCACGCAGATGGAAATTCTTCCCGAGGTGCAAGGCAGGCTGGAAAACATTCCCGGCCTGCAAATCTTCGGCTTCAACCTGCCCTCCCTGCCCGGCACTGGCGAAGGCTTGCCCTTCGAATTCGTGATCAACACCGCCAATGATTACGAGCTGCTGCTGCAAGTCGCCGATCGGATCAAGAAACGCGCCATGGAGTCGGGCAAGTTTGCTTTCGTCGATCTCGATCTGGCGTTCGACAAACCGGAAGTGGTGGTCGATATCGACCGCGACAAAGCCGCGCAAATGGGCGTGTCGATGCTCGACCTCGGCGGCACACTGGCGACGTTGCTCGGCGAGGCGGAGATCAATCGCTTCACCATCGACGGACGCAGCTACAAGGTGATCGCCCAGGTCGAACGGGCCTACCGCGACAACCCGGACTGGCTGAACAACTATTACGTAAAAAATACCCAGGGCGAATTGTTGCCGCTGTCGACGCTGATCAAGGTCAGTGACCGTGCACGACCGCGTCAGCTCAATCAGTTCCAGCAACTCAACGCGGCGAAGATTTCCGGCTTCCCGCTGGTGAGCATGGGCGAAGCGATCGACACGGTCTTGCAGATTGCCCGCGAAGAAGCTCCGGCCGGATTTGCCTTCGATTACGGCGGCGCCTCGCGGCAATTCGTGCAGGAAGGCAGTGCCTTGTGGGTGACGTTTGCATTGGCGCTGGCAATCATCTTTCTCGTGTTGGCCGCGCAGTTCGAGAGCTTCCGCGATCCGCTGGTGATTCTGGTGACGGTGCCGCTGTCGATCTGCGGCGCGCTGATTCCGTTGTTCCTTGGCTGGTCGAGCATGAATATCTATACCCAGGTCGGACTGGTGACGCTGATCGGGCTGATCAGCAAGCACGGCATCCTGATCGTCGAATTCGCCAACCAGTTGCGCAGGGACAAGGGGCTAAGCGCCCGCGAGGCGGTCGAGGAAGCGGCGGCAATTCGCTTGCGTCCGGTCTTGATGACGACGGCAGCGATGGTGTTTGGCATGGTGCCGTTGATTCTGGCGACCGGCGCGGGAGCGGTCAGCCGTTTCGACATCGGCATGGTGATTGCGACGGGAATGTCGATTGGCACGCTGTTTACCTTGTTCGTTCTACCGTGCGTTTATACCTTTCTGGCGAAACCTGACCCCAAGCCTGACCCTCATCTGTAG
- a CDS encoding lipopolysaccharide kinase InaA family protein: MAVQYAAGTEVAPQDRFDYYWNQQGEWVEEPNVRRGGESGVQRVVGREGQLLYAKRQTGHIYRSWLHPFGRPTVLRELDALTGVSKLGVRVPEIVFCGVQPDPQYKWRALLVTKSLDGFDELEKWQAAGGRAHYGEAVYERVLKELAENLARMHKGRWQHSCIYIKHVFVRVTGDVDSANVEVALIDLEKCRQRLTAYQAASHDLKQMRRHSSFSDTDWKKLVYFYETAFGSAIKGL; the protein is encoded by the coding sequence ATGGCAGTGCAATATGCAGCAGGAACGGAAGTCGCTCCCCAGGATCGCTTCGACTACTACTGGAACCAGCAGGGTGAGTGGGTCGAAGAGCCCAACGTCCGCCGTGGTGGCGAAAGTGGTGTGCAACGAGTCGTGGGACGTGAAGGCCAACTGCTGTATGCGAAACGCCAGACCGGCCACATCTATCGCAGTTGGCTGCACCCGTTTGGTCGTCCGACTGTATTGCGTGAGCTGGATGCCCTGACGGGTGTCAGCAAGCTTGGTGTGCGCGTGCCGGAAATTGTCTTCTGCGGCGTTCAGCCTGATCCGCAGTACAAGTGGCGTGCGTTGCTGGTGACCAAATCGCTGGATGGCTTCGACGAACTGGAAAAATGGCAAGCGGCAGGTGGCCGTGCGCATTACGGCGAAGCCGTCTATGAGCGCGTGTTGAAAGAGCTCGCCGAAAACCTTGCACGCATGCACAAAGGTCGCTGGCAGCACAGCTGCATCTACATCAAACACGTATTTGTGCGGGTTACTGGCGACGTCGATTCGGCCAATGTCGAAGTCGCGTTGATTGACCTGGAAAAATGCCGTCAGCGCCTGACCGCTTATCAGGCAGCCTCCCATGACCTGAAGCAAATGCGCCGCCATTCGTCGTTCAGCGACACCGACTGGAAAAAACTCGTCTATTTTTATGAGACGGCGTTTGGCAGCGCTATCAAAGGTTTATAG
- a CDS encoding efflux RND transporter periplasmic adaptor subunit → MLRRRMLIMLGVVLLIVLVLGGYKAFSIYTMIQGFSKPKPPISVAVATAGEQPWQMRLPTVGTLKALQGVDLSLEVAGTVTELKFESGQKVKAGQPLLQLDSAVETALLETAKADLGLAQLDFGRGAQLVDSRAISKGEYDRLSAVLQKNKATVNQLNASLAKKRILAPFSGTIGIRQVDVGDYLASGTKIATLQDLSSLYADFYVPEQSVPKLAVGQPVQFTVAAYPGQNFVGKISAINPIVESTTRNILVRATLANPDGKLLPGMFASLEVLLPDPQKHIVVPESAITYTLYGNSIYVVGQKKAEDGNVEKDDKGQPVLIAERRFIETGERRDGLVMINKGVQSGEQVVTAGQIKLDNGAHIAISDDKTLGEQNSPPRAD, encoded by the coding sequence ATGCTGCGTCGCCGCATGCTGATCATGTTGGGTGTGGTCTTGCTGATCGTCCTGGTGCTGGGCGGATACAAAGCCTTTTCGATCTACACGATGATCCAGGGCTTTTCCAAACCGAAACCGCCGATCAGCGTCGCCGTGGCTACCGCCGGCGAACAGCCGTGGCAGATGCGCCTGCCCACCGTCGGCACGCTCAAGGCCCTGCAAGGCGTTGACCTGAGCCTGGAAGTGGCGGGCACGGTGACCGAACTCAAATTTGAATCCGGACAGAAGGTCAAAGCCGGGCAACCGCTGCTGCAACTCGACAGCGCCGTCGAAACCGCCCTCCTCGAAACCGCCAAGGCTGATCTTGGCCTGGCGCAACTGGACTTCGGCCGTGGCGCGCAACTGGTCGACAGCCGCGCCATCTCCAAGGGCGAGTACGACCGCCTCTCCGCCGTGCTGCAAAAGAACAAGGCGACGGTCAATCAGCTCAACGCATCGCTGGCGAAAAAGCGCATCCTCGCGCCGTTCAGCGGCACCATCGGCATCCGCCAGGTCGACGTCGGCGACTACCTCGCCAGCGGTACCAAAATCGCCACGTTGCAAGACTTGAGCAGCCTCTACGCCGACTTCTACGTGCCCGAGCAATCGGTGCCGAAACTCGCCGTCGGCCAGCCGGTGCAGTTCACCGTAGCCGCTTATCCGGGGCAGAACTTTGTCGGCAAGATCAGCGCGATCAACCCGATTGTCGAAAGCACCACGCGGAACATTCTGGTGCGTGCCACGTTGGCCAACCCCGACGGCAAACTGTTGCCGGGCATGTTCGCCAGCCTTGAGGTGCTGCTGCCCGATCCGCAAAAGCACATCGTGGTACCGGAAAGTGCGATCACCTACACGCTCTATGGCAACTCGATCTACGTGGTCGGACAGAAAAAAGCCGAGGACGGCAACGTCGAAAAAGACGACAAGGGCCAACCAGTCCTGATCGCCGAACGCCGTTTCATCGAGACCGGTGAACGCCGCGATGGCCTGGTAATGATCAACAAAGGCGTGCAGAGCGGCGAGCAAGTGGTGACGGCCGGCCAGATCAAACTGGACAACGGTGCCCACATCGCCATCAGCGACGACAAGACCCTCGGCGAGCAGAACAGTCCGCCTCGCGCCGACTGA
- a CDS encoding class I SAM-dependent methyltransferase, giving the protein MAGPIKLDFSEKYDDKHAEKYLHKHQANLGRRLSHWRDEQLARKALTLAGEPGLVLDLPCGAGRFWPLLAEKPNRVIIGADNSESMIKIAMQAQPADVVKRVQPLHTSAFDIALPDNAVDSIFCMRLLHHVGEAEHRQAILREFERVTRDSVIISLWVDGNFKAWKRKRSEAKRGQEGYQNRFVLPAGTVEKEFEAVGFRIQEQLDFIPLYAMWRVYVLRKR; this is encoded by the coding sequence ATGGCCGGCCCGATCAAACTCGATTTTTCCGAGAAGTACGACGATAAGCACGCCGAAAAATATTTGCATAAGCATCAGGCCAATCTTGGCCGCCGGTTGTCTCACTGGCGCGACGAGCAACTGGCGCGCAAGGCATTGACGCTGGCGGGCGAACCGGGACTGGTCCTGGATTTGCCCTGCGGCGCGGGACGTTTCTGGCCGTTGCTGGCGGAAAAGCCGAATCGGGTGATCATTGGCGCGGACAATTCCGAATCGATGATCAAGATAGCAATGCAAGCGCAACCGGCCGATGTGGTCAAACGGGTGCAACCGTTGCACACCTCGGCATTTGACATTGCTTTGCCGGATAACGCTGTCGACAGTATTTTCTGTATGCGTTTGCTCCACCATGTCGGCGAGGCCGAGCATCGACAGGCGATTCTGCGCGAGTTCGAGCGTGTGACCCGCGACAGCGTGATCATTTCGCTGTGGGTGGACGGCAACTTCAAGGCGTGGAAGCGCAAGCGCTCAGAAGCCAAACGTGGGCAGGAAGGTTATCAGAACCGCTTCGTGTTACCGGCTGGCACGGTGGAAAAGGAGTTCGAAGCGGTAGGATTCCGCATCCAGGAACAACTCGACTTTATTCCGCTCTATGCCATGTGGCGGGTTTACGTATTACGCAAGAGGTAA
- a CDS encoding DUF1513 domain-containing protein, translated as MLRRQVLTLGSALLGAVTLGGWTLFKRKDQSPLLLSARDDTDGKHYAVGYRLDGTRLFATEVGQRCHDIINHPTQPIALFVARRPGTESYLIDLRDGTLLQTVTSQPNRHFYGHAVVHKDGEYLYATENDTTDPGRGLLGVYRFEGERLVHSGEISTHGLGPHQVSWMPDGETLVVANGGIRTEAESRVDMNLNAMEPSLVLMQRDGTLLSKETLTQQMNSVRHLGIASDGTIVAGQQFMGPSHERSELLAIKRPGQPFVAFPVPEHQLQSMGHYTASVAVHSDLRLVALTAPRGNRFFIWDLDSGEVRLDAPLPDCAGVGAVQDGFVVTSGQGRCRYYDCRQDELLAKPLELPAGLWDNHLHLMA; from the coding sequence ATGCTGCGACGTCAGGTTCTGACTTTAGGTAGTGCACTGCTGGGAGCAGTGACGCTGGGCGGCTGGACGCTGTTCAAACGCAAGGATCAGAGCCCGCTGCTGCTGTCGGCGCGCGACGACACCGACGGCAAGCATTACGCCGTCGGTTATCGGCTGGACGGCACGCGGCTGTTCGCCACCGAAGTCGGCCAGCGCTGCCACGACATCATCAACCATCCGACGCAGCCGATCGCGCTGTTCGTCGCGCGGCGTCCGGGCACGGAGAGCTACTTGATCGATTTGCGCGACGGTACTTTGCTGCAGACCGTGACCTCACAGCCGAACCGGCATTTCTACGGCCACGCCGTGGTGCACAAGGACGGCGAGTATCTGTATGCCACCGAGAACGACACGACTGATCCCGGTCGTGGATTGCTGGGTGTGTATCGGTTCGAAGGCGAGCGGCTGGTGCACAGTGGCGAGATTTCCACCCACGGTCTCGGTCCGCATCAGGTGTCGTGGATGCCCGATGGCGAGACGCTGGTGGTGGCCAATGGCGGGATTCGCACCGAGGCGGAAAGCCGCGTCGACATGAACCTCAACGCCATGGAGCCGAGCCTGGTGCTGATGCAACGCGACGGCACTCTGTTGAGCAAGGAAACGCTCACCCAGCAAATGAACAGTGTGCGTCACCTGGGCATCGCCAGCGACGGCACTATCGTTGCCGGCCAGCAATTCATGGGGCCGTCCCACGAGCGTTCGGAGCTGCTGGCGATCAAGCGTCCGGGACAGCCGTTCGTGGCGTTTCCGGTGCCTGAGCATCAGTTGCAGTCGATGGGGCATTACACCGCCAGCGTGGCGGTGCATAGCGATCTGCGCCTGGTCGCCCTGACGGCGCCGCGTGGCAACCGTTTCTTTATCTGGGATCTGGACAGCGGCGAAGTGCGCCTCGATGCGCCACTGCCTGATTGCGCCGGGGTCGGTGCGGTGCAGGACGGGTTCGTCGTGACCTCGGGCCAGGGCCGTTGCCGCTATTACGATTGCCGTCAGGATGAACTGCTGGCCAAACCGCTCGAACTGCCGGCAGGGCTCTGGGACAACCATCTGCATCTGATGGCCTGA
- a CDS encoding sensor histidine kinase: MEFRQSLSQRIIIAFALMSALVAGAFAMGIVATVHLVEEKLISAGLGGDLQRLLLMDNVSDWSHRPEPDQLFYFSGGPGDFELPKDLRHLDSGFHEVFREQLSYHAMVEIVDGRRYVLLQDQSDFEERERVLFAVVLVGFVLSLALAVFLGWVLARKVMAPVVRLARQVRHRDQLLGLAPPLAPDYAADEVGELAVAFDATLGRLRQALTRERLFTSDVSHELRTPLMVLASSCELLLENPGIDQRGRSQVQRIARASEEMRELVQTFLMLARAQHEDAGMALQQNLVQVAESLVCLWREPIESKGLQLIFEPGTPTDTRYNATLLNAVMGNLLRNALHYTEHGFIRLTLHANGFAVEDSGVGIPEEKREAMFEPFVRGSEKRGEGLGLGLSLVQRICENQGWTVSLSTMEPNGCHFEVDLRAL; the protein is encoded by the coding sequence ATGGAGTTTCGGCAGAGCCTTTCCCAGCGGATCATCATTGCCTTTGCGCTCATGAGCGCACTGGTGGCCGGTGCCTTCGCCATGGGGATCGTGGCGACGGTGCATCTGGTCGAGGAAAAACTGATTTCGGCAGGTCTGGGCGGCGATTTGCAGCGCTTGCTGTTGATGGACAATGTTTCCGACTGGAGCCACCGCCCCGAGCCGGATCAATTGTTCTATTTCAGCGGTGGGCCTGGTGATTTTGAGCTGCCCAAGGATCTGCGTCACCTCGACTCGGGATTTCACGAGGTGTTTCGCGAGCAATTGTCCTATCACGCGATGGTCGAGATCGTCGACGGTCGCCGCTACGTGTTGCTGCAAGACCAGAGCGATTTCGAAGAACGCGAGCGTGTGCTGTTTGCCGTGGTGCTGGTGGGCTTCGTGCTCAGTCTGGCGCTGGCAGTGTTTCTCGGCTGGGTGCTCGCGCGCAAAGTGATGGCGCCGGTTGTGCGTCTGGCCCGCCAGGTGCGCCATCGCGACCAATTGCTCGGGCTGGCCCCGCCCTTGGCTCCGGATTACGCCGCGGACGAGGTCGGAGAACTGGCGGTGGCGTTCGATGCCACGCTGGGCCGTTTGCGCCAGGCGCTCACGCGGGAACGCTTGTTCACCAGTGACGTCAGCCACGAATTGCGTACGCCACTGATGGTGCTGGCAAGTTCTTGCGAATTGTTGCTTGAAAATCCCGGCATCGATCAACGCGGGCGCTCTCAGGTCCAGCGCATCGCGCGTGCCAGCGAAGAGATGCGCGAGCTGGTGCAGACATTCCTGATGCTGGCGCGCGCTCAACATGAAGATGCGGGCATGGCGCTGCAACAAAATCTTGTGCAAGTGGCAGAAAGCCTGGTCTGCCTGTGGCGCGAGCCGATAGAAAGCAAAGGCCTGCAGCTGATTTTCGAACCCGGCACGCCGACGGATACGCGATATAACGCAACCCTGTTGAATGCGGTCATGGGCAACCTGTTACGCAACGCCCTGCATTACACCGAACACGGCTTCATTCGCCTGACGCTCCATGCCAACGGCTTCGCCGTTGAGGACTCAGGGGTGGGTATTCCGGAAGAGAAGCGCGAGGCGATGTTCGAGCCGTTCGTGCGCGGCAGTGAGAAGCGGGGCGAAGGCTTGGGACTGGGTTTGTCGCTGGTTCAGCGGATCTGCGAAAACCAAGGTTGGACAGTCAGTTTGAGCACGATGGAACCCAATGGCTGCCACTTCGAAGTGGATCTACGCGCACTTTGA